TGGATGGCCGGCGGGTCTGATCCACGGGCTGAAGCCACGAGATAGAAGCCCGGCTGAAGCCGGCTCAAAGACTGTGTAGTTTTAACCGCAAACCACCCGCTAAAGCTGGTGGCAAACACGCCAGCGATGGGGAACCAACACCCGTGCGCACCGCAGCATAACGCGGGCTTTGCGCTCGCTGGTCCCGCCCTACCGTGCGTTCCACCCGCATCCCTCATCCGCTATGCTATGAACCATCAGGAGACCGCCCATGCCCGAACCTTGGTACCAAGTCGACGACGACCGGCGAATTCCGTCGCCCGCGCTGTTGATCTACCGCGAGCGCGTCGAAGAGAACGTGCGGCGGACGATCGCCATTGCCGGAGGCACCGAGCGGCTGCGGACGCACGTCAAAACCCACAAGATGGCCGAGATGGTCGCCTTGCAGTTGGCGGCCGGAATCGACAAGTTCAAATGCGCCACCATCGCCGAAGCCGAAATGCTGGCCCGTGCCGGCGCACGCGACGTGCTGCTGGCCTATCCGATCGTGGGGCCGAACGTCGAGCGGCTGGCAAAGCTTGCCGGCACGTTTCCCGACACCCGTTTCGCGACGCTGGCCGACGACGCCGAAGCCCTGCGCGAGCTTTCTGCGGAGTTCGCCCGGCAACCGCGGCCGATGGAGATTCTGCTCGACATCGACAATGGCATGCACCGCTCAGGCGTGGCGCCGGCGGCCGCCGCGCAGTTATATCGGCTGCTGGCCGATCTGCCGGGCGTGCGTCCCGGCGGTCTGCACGTGTACGACGGCCACATTCGCGACGCAGACCCTGTGGAACGTACGGCCCACGCGCAACGCGAATTCGCCGCGGTCGATGAACTGCGATACAAGCTTGCGGCGGCGGGGCTGCCGGTGCCGCGGGTTGTGGCGGGCGGCACGATCACTTTCCCGATCCACGCCCGGCGGAGCGATCTGGAGTGCAGTCCCGGCACGTGCGTGTTCTGGGACGCGGGCTACGGAACGAAGTTCCCGGATATTGACTTTTTGCACGCGGCACTGCTGCTCACGCGCGTGGTGAGCAAGCCCACCGCCGACCGACTTTGTCTCGATCTCGGCTACAAGGCGGTGTCGCCCGACAATCCGCAGCCGCGAGTTATCTTGCTCGATGTGCCCGATGCCGTGCCGGTCGTCCATAGCGAGGAGCACCTGACGGTGGAAACCGGCCGGGCAGGAGAGTTCAAGGTCGGCGACTGTCTCTACGGCGTGCCCTATCATGTTTGCCCGACTGTGGCCTTGCACCGCGAGGCGTTGGTCGTCGAGGGCGGCCGCGTCGTCAACCGCTGGCCGGTGGTGGCGCGCGATCGAGCGTTGACGATTTGACTTGGTGCTCTGTCAGTCGTCGATTGATGGATGGCGCTCCGCCGGAACGGTCGGCCGGCTACTTCTTGCCGAGCGTCCGTTCCAGCGCGGCGACGTTGGCGCGGACGCCTTCCAAGTTCGGGTTCAAGGCCAGCGCGCGGCGAAAACTTTCCAGCGCCAGACGCGGCCGGCCCGATTGCAAATAGCACTGGCCGATGCCCGACGCCGCTCCGAAATGATAGGGGTTGATCTCCAGCGCCTGGTTGCAGTCGGCGATCGATTCGGCATAGTTGCCGAGCCCGTACCAGGCAATGGCCCGCTGGTTCCAGGCCTCGGCAAAGTCGGGGGCCTCGTGAATCAGCGAGGTGGCACGGGCAATCGCCTCGTGGTAGCGGCGGCCCGTGTTGGCGCCCAGGATAAGCTGAAGCTGACGGCGTTGGTCGTCGTTGCCGGCGCGGCACCAGATGCTCCGCAGGGCTTCCTCGGCGGCGAGGCGGACACCGCGGTCTTCGTCCTGCAAGGCGCGGCCCAGCGCATGGTTGGAGCTGTAGCCGGCCAGGTGCCCCAGCACGAGCACGGCCGCGCGGCGCGTGACGCGCGAACCCCGCTCGGCCAGTGCTTCCAGCGTTCCGACCGTGTAGGCCCGCGAAACCTGGGCCACCAGCGCGCTGGCCTGTTGCGAAACTTGATACTCGTGGTAAAGGACTTCCAAGAGCGAAAGTCGCAAATTTTGATCACTCATGGCCCGTCAACTCCGCGAAACCCACTTCTGTCCCTTCCTGCCAGTGTAATCCGACGCCGCTCGTTCACCAGTCGGAAAAAACGCCCGCCAGCCCTGTGGGTTCCGCGTGAAATACGCTACAAACAGCAAGGCGAACGGGGCATCGAACCGTCGCCGCTCGGCTTTCTTTGGCAAGGGTCTGGTGCATGGCGACGAACGGCGGTGCGGGCGAGGAAATCAAATGCCGCCTCTGCGGCGGCAGCGTGCGGCCGGCGCTGGCCGACGCCGCCGACTCGCTCACCGGCGATCGCTTTTCGATCGCTCGGTGTTCGCAATGCGGCGTGGGGCAGACGGTGCCCTCGCCCGACGACCTGGGCCGTTTCTACCGGTCGTATCATGGCAACCGGCACGGCATCACGGCGGGCTATCGCGTTTGGCGGCGGCTGCGGCTGCTCAAACGCGTTGCCGGCGGCGGCAAACGGCTGCTCGACGTCGGCTGCGGCGACGGCGGCTTTCTGCGCGCGGCCCAGCGGCGCGGCTGGCAGGTGAGCGGCACGGAACTGGAACCCCGGCAGGCGCGATCGTTCGGTCTCGACGTGCGCGCCGAGATCGACGACTTCCGCGCGAGCGAGAGATTCGACTGCGTCACGTTCTGGCACAGCCTGGAACATTTGCGGCGTCCGCACGAGGCCTTGCGGCAGGCGCGCGAGCGGTTGCAGCCCGGCGGAGTGTTGTTGGTTTCCGTGCCCGATGCGGACGGCTGGCAGGCCCGCCTCTTCGGCCGCCATTGGCTGCACCTCGATGTGCCGCGGCACCTGTTCCACTTCAATCGACCATCGCTCGCCCGGCTGTTGGAGTCGACGGGCTTCGTGCTCGTCGGGCATTGGCATCATGAAATCGAATACGACCTCATCGGTTGGTCGCAAAGCGCGCTGAACCTCGTCGCCGCGGAACCGAACATTTTTCTGCAGTCCCTGATTCGCAGGCCCGTGCGGGCCGGCCGAACCGCGCGTGCGACGCACCTCGCGCTGGGGGCGGTTTTGTCGGGGGCCGCACTTCCGCTGGTGGCGGTCAGCAGTTGCCTGGGGCGGGGCGGCACGCTCATCGTGGCCGCGAAGCCCGTGGCTTCCGCGCCCGCCGCCGGTACAATGGAACCGGAAACATCGTAGCATCGCTTGGCCGCAGAGCGTATTCTGAAGGCCGCGGTGGTAGAGGCCAAGCTCTGCCCCAGCCACCGCCATCCATCAATCGACGACTGACAGAGCACTAGAACCAGTTCGCGCCGACCCAACGCAAGGTGCGGCGGACATTGCCCGCCGCGGGTTGCACCTGAACCCTGAACCCTGAACCCTGAACCCTTTGATGGTGGGCCGGCGCTCGCAAGCTCGCTGGTCTCACCCTACCAAGACTGATAACCCATGCCAACCAATCCCCAGCGCTCTTTCTGCGGCCGCACGCGCCGAGAGTTTCTTTGGCAAACCGGCGCGGGCTTCACGTCGGTGGCCCTGGCCGGGTTGCTTTCGCGGGACGGGTTCTTTGGCCCTTC
This is a stretch of genomic DNA from Pirellulales bacterium. It encodes these proteins:
- a CDS encoding D-TA family PLP-dependent enzyme, which produces MPEPWYQVDDDRRIPSPALLIYRERVEENVRRTIAIAGGTERLRTHVKTHKMAEMVALQLAAGIDKFKCATIAEAEMLARAGARDVLLAYPIVGPNVERLAKLAGTFPDTRFATLADDAEALRELSAEFARQPRPMEILLDIDNGMHRSGVAPAAAAQLYRLLADLPGVRPGGLHVYDGHIRDADPVERTAHAQREFAAVDELRYKLAAAGLPVPRVVAGGTITFPIHARRSDLECSPGTCVFWDAGYGTKFPDIDFLHAALLLTRVVSKPTADRLCLDLGYKAVSPDNPQPRVILLDVPDAVPVVHSEEHLTVETGRAGEFKVGDCLYGVPYHVCPTVALHREALVVEGGRVVNRWPVVARDRALTI
- a CDS encoding tetratricopeptide repeat protein, giving the protein MSDQNLRLSLLEVLYHEYQVSQQASALVAQVSRAYTVGTLEALAERGSRVTRRAAVLVLGHLAGYSSNHALGRALQDEDRGVRLAAEEALRSIWCRAGNDDQRRQLQLILGANTGRRYHEAIARATSLIHEAPDFAEAWNQRAIAWYGLGNYAESIADCNQALEINPYHFGAASGIGQCYLQSGRPRLALESFRRALALNPNLEGVRANVAALERTLGKK
- a CDS encoding class I SAM-dependent methyltransferase, whose amino-acid sequence is MATNGGAGEEIKCRLCGGSVRPALADAADSLTGDRFSIARCSQCGVGQTVPSPDDLGRFYRSYHGNRHGITAGYRVWRRLRLLKRVAGGGKRLLDVGCGDGGFLRAAQRRGWQVSGTELEPRQARSFGLDVRAEIDDFRASERFDCVTFWHSLEHLRRPHEALRQARERLQPGGVLLVSVPDADGWQARLFGRHWLHLDVPRHLFHFNRPSLARLLESTGFVLVGHWHHEIEYDLIGWSQSALNLVAAEPNIFLQSLIRRPVRAGRTARATHLALGAVLSGAALPLVAVSSCLGRGGTLIVAAKPVASAPAAGTMEPETS